ACTCCTCCACTCGCGAGGACCACGAGCGGAAGCGCAGCGTGAAGCCTCCGTCCACGGGCTGCACGGCAAAGGAGTCGGGAAGCTCACGCGCCCGGGCCAGCAGGGCCTGGCCGAAGTCCGTCTGGGGCGAGAGTACGGTGCCGCGCAGCGTGGAGAAGGCGAGCGCGACGTGGGGGTGCGCCTGCCAGCGCTCGAAGACGTGGAGCTGTCGCGCCACCGCCTTCCAGAGGCCGGGGTGGCGGCGCACGTCCTCGATGAGGCTCACCAGCGGCATCGCCTCCAGGGCCTGGAGCACGGCACGGCGCAGCGCGCGGGGGTGGCTCTCCAGCCGCACCTTCTCCGTCAGGTCCGGGTTGCTTCCGGCCCGCGCCACGAGGATGCGCAGGACGTCCGTCGCCGTCTTCACGTGCGCCGCGGCGCCCGCCAGCACGTCGCCCGTGGCCTCCGGCGCCTTGCGCAGCAGGGTGCCGAGCGTGTGGGCCAGCGTCTCCTTCACCGGGATGCGCGGCGGGAGCCAGCCCAGCACGAGGAGCCCGGCATCGGAGACGAGGAAGCGGAGCAGCTCGAGCTCGTCCGGGCGCGGGACGGCGGCGCGCAGGAGCAGCGCCAGCACCACGTCCTTGGAGGCGGCCTCCAGGTCCGTGCCCAGCGACAGCCGCGTCATGCGGCCCTGGCGCAGCACGTGGAGCCCCGGAGTGGAGGGGTGCGTCACCGGCTGGAAGTACGGCTGTCCCTTCGCGACGCGCTGGTGGCAGATGGGACAGGCGCCGTACGCGCGCGGGTCGAAGCAGTTCGTGCAGACGACGTGGGCGCAGGGGTCCAGCGCCTGCACCTTGGCGACGTCGCCACAGAAGAGGCACGGCTGCTCGGGCGTCTGGTAGAGCCACACCAGCACGCGCTGCATGTACAGCGAGCGGGTGTCGTGGGGCACGCTGCCGGGGAACCCCTGGAAGAGGGGCACGAAGGCCCGGTCCTGCCCGAGCAGCTTCGCGAGCGTGTCGAAGACGAAGCGGCCCACGGACGCGAGCGTGTCCGGAGGCAGCGCCGCGAGCGCGTCCCGCAGCGGACCGGAGAGCGTGTAGCCCAGCCCGAGCAGGTCCGCCTCCAGCGCGCGCACCCCCTCGAGGCTCTGGGGCGAGGGCTTCCGGGCGCCGGGCACCGTGGGGAGGAAGACCCGGGCCGACCTGCGCAGCAGCAGGGCCGAGGTGGCACCGAGCGGGTCGAGCGCGGGCAAGACCACGAAGCCTCCAGGGGAGAGGAAGAAGTGGGGCGGAGAGCGGATGCACTACCGCAGGAGTGAGAAGGAAGCACATCCAGAGCCGCCCCGGCCCGGCACTGTAGCAGAGCCTGCCGCCGCCAACGCTCGAGTTCATGCGAACGGAGGCCCTGCCCGGGGCAGCCCGTGAGCGCCCGCCCTCGAGGCCCGGCGCGTACGACTGGCTGGAGCGCTGACAGCGGGCTCAGCCCATGCAGGGCCGTCCCCCGCTTCATGCCGGGTCTACTTCCGGTCCACCGCCGTGGGCACCGGAGCGGAGGCCTCACGTGCGAAGCGCAGGTCGCGCACGCGCCCCATGAACAGGCTCAGCCCGTCCACCCGGCCCGAGGCGTCGCGCGTGAAGCGCACCAGCCCCAGCTCCGGAGCGAGGAAGACGTCCGCGTACTTCGGCACCAGGGTGAAGACGTCCGCCGGGCGCCTCCGCAGCACGAGCGTGTCCCCTTCGGCCGCGACCGCATAGGAGACCTCCGCCTCCTGGCTGACGTAGGTGCCCGCGTATCCGGCGAGCCCCGCCGCGTCCACCCGCGCGGGCACGACCGGCACGAAGGGCACGCTGTCACCATCTGGCGTGCGCAGCTGCATCGCGGTGGGCCGCCCGCCCTTGCCCAGGTCGAAGGCAAGCTGCGCGGCGCCCTCGCCCACCCGGAACAGCACCTCGGAGCTCGGCGTGAGCGGAGTGCCGTCCTCCAGCTCCAGCCGTCCCTCGCGCACGCGCAGCTCCAGGGGCTCGCCGGTGCGGGTGTTGCGGTAGAGCCCCGCCCTGGCGGAGAGCACCTGCGCCGCGAGCGTCGCCGTGCCGGGCGTGGGTACGGGCGGCACCTGGCCGGCGAGGAAGATGTCGGCCACCGCGTGCGCCAGCTTCACCGAGTTGACCTCACCGTGGTTGCAGAGCAGGGCCACGGACAGCTGCTGGCGCGGGTAGCGCGCGAGGAAGGCGCGGTAGCCCGCGGTGGCGCCCGCGTGGCTCACCTCCGGGAGTCCCCGGTACGAGGTCATGACGATTCCCGACGCGTACTCGAGCTGCCGGCCGCTGGTGAGCTTCCCCTGACGCTGCAGCTCGCGGACGAAGCCCGGCCCGCCGACCTTCCCTGCCGCGAGGGCCTCGTTCCAGCGCAGCAGGTCGCCCACGGTGGTGAGCAGGCCGCCGTTGCCGTGCACGTCCTCGAAGGGCATGTCGGAGTGGAAGCGCTCCTCCTTCAGCTCATAGGCCGTGGCGCGTCCCTTCACC
This DNA window, taken from Pyxidicoccus xibeiensis, encodes the following:
- a CDS encoding serine hydrolase domain-containing protein, whose protein sequence is MPTQPSRVLLLLSLLSATAWADGATPGAMALVDLAFSRFTEPGLPGCAVGVSQGGKTLLERAYGQANLEHDLPNTPATVFEAGSVSKQFTAAAVLLLAQDGKLSLDDPARRYVPELPDYGTPITLRHLMQHTSGLRDWGTVVDAAGWPRGTRIHTHAHVLDVVSRQKALNFPPGTEYLYCNTGYNLLAIIVARVSGQSFADFTRQRLFVPLGMKHTQWRDDFTRVVKGRATAYELKEERFHSDMPFEDVHGNGGLLTTVGDLLRWNEALAAGKVGGPGFVRELQRQGKLTSGRQLEYASGIVMTSYRGLPEVSHAGATAGYRAFLARYPRQQLSVALLCNHGEVNSVKLAHAVADIFLAGQVPPVPTPGTATLAAQVLSARAGLYRNTRTGEPLELRVREGRLELEDGTPLTPSSEVLFRVGEGAAQLAFDLGKGGRPTAMQLRTPDGDSVPFVPVVPARVDAAGLAGYAGTYVSQEAEVSYAVAAEGDTLVLRRRPADVFTLVPKYADVFLAPELGLVRFTRDASGRVDGLSLFMGRVRDLRFAREASAPVPTAVDRK